The sequence GCCTGCTGGTCACCTCGAACGGCGCGGCGGCCCCAGCCTCCGTCTCCGCGGTCCAGAACTCGACCACGTTCATCACCACCGCCAATGCTTCGCCCCAGGGCAGCGGCATCATCGGCGGCCTGAACGGGGGCAACGGCGCCTACGACGAGTTCGGCATCTTCATGCGCTACCAGTTCTGATCTGGAGCGCGGGGGTCTTCGGGCCCTTGCCAAACGGGAAGGGGCGCGCCGCGGCGCGCTCCTTTTTCTTTGCCGATTGGCCGTACGGTCAAACCGCCGGGACGAAATCCCGCTGGGCGACGGGAATGGCGTCATAGCGGGTGGCCGGGGTGATGTTCAGCCGGCGGCGGGCCGCTTCCAGGGGCTCGTTCAACAGCCGCTCGTAATCCTCGCCCAGCAGCCACGCGGCCGCCTTGCCGCGCCGATAGCCCTGCCAGATGGCGGCGACATAGGGCCCTCGCCGGCCCCGGCCGGGCCTCAGCGCCGCGCTGAGCGCGATCGCCGCCCAGCCCAGCCCCTTGGTCTGGGCGTAGGAAAAGGCCACCAGGCAGGCCTCGCCCAGCCCGTCGCGGTGATAGCCGGTCAGGATGTGCCAGATGTCGTGAACGTCGCGGGTGCGGCGGCCGAACCAGGCATAGGGGTGGCGCTCCTCCTCGCGGCTGCGGTTCTGCCGGCTGACCTCGGCCAGGCCCTCGGCCGATAGGTTCTCGCTGCGCACGAAGTCGCGATAGGCCGCGCCCACCGTGCCCGGCGCGAAGCTGTCCAGCCAGGCGTCGTCCATCAGCCGACCGGCCAGCTCGGTCCGCTCATAGGCCATGCGCCCGCCCTCGCGGGTCTCGATCAGGCGGTGATAGCCGCGGGCGGCCGAGCCTGCATTCAGGGCGCGCATGATCTCGAACACCTGGCCGGTGTCCTCCTTGTCGGCCATCAGCCGGTTCAGGGCCCTCAAGGCGACGCCCCACTGGCGGCCCTGGCGCGGGCTGGCGAAGTCGGCGGCCGGAGCGGCCTCGATCGTCTGGGTCATGGCCATGGGTCTTTAGGCTCCTCTGGCGGCACGGGTTCAGTCGGCGCAGGCCGAAGCCGCGGCGCGGCCCTGGGGCGTCAAAAGGGTGTTTGTGATGATCTCGCGCATCAGAAAGCCGTGCTCGGCCTTGCTCGGCGCCTCGCCCCAGGCCGCCTGCAGCACCAGGCCCTGATAGATGGCGATCAGGGTCCGGGCGACCGCCTCGGGATCGAGGTCGTCGCGCACGTCGCCGGCCAGCTGACCTCGCTGGACCAGGCCCATGATCGCCTTGCGCACCGCCGCTACGCCCTCGACCACGCTGTCGTGGATCGCCGGGCTGCGCAGCGCCTCGGCCCAGCCTTGAATGCCCACCCGGCGCTCGTCGGCCCGCTTGGCGTCGCCCAGGCTAGGACCATAGAGCTCGACCAGCATGAACAGGCCCCGCACCGGGTCCGGCTCGCTCTGCGCCAGGGCGGTCAGGAAGGTCTCACCCTGATGCCGGTCGTCGGCCAGGGCCACCACGATGTCGTCCTTGGTGGCGAAATAGAGGTAGAGCGCCCCCTGGCTGACCCCCGCCTCGCGCACGATGTCGGCGGTGGTGGTGGCGTGGAAGCCGTCCCGCGAGAAGCAGCGCACGGCTGCAGCCAGGATCTGCTGGCGGCGGGCTTCCTTCCTCTCGTCGGTGATCTTGGGCATTGGCTCAAAATAAAACTGACTGGTCAGTCTTTTTTATCTAGAAATGCGCGAATGTCAAGGCGAGGCGCCGCAAGCCGCAGCCGCCGGTCGTCAGATCGTTTCGGAAAGCGCCTTGCCGGCGTCGCGCAGCCCGGTCAGGCGCGCCCGCTGGCCCTCTGCCGGCGGTGGGCCGACATCTCGTCCAGGGCGTGCCTGCCCTCGCTGGTCAGGACCGGCCCCTGGGCGGACTCGGTGATCCACCGGATGGTCTTGAGCGCGCTGATCCACTCCGCATGGTCCTCGATCTCGGACCATCCGCCGCGCTTGACGGCGTCCAGCATGAAGTAGGCCTTGTCGTCCATGAGCCCGCGGGTTCGTCGCTATGCCCACCGATCATGCGGGCGGGATGTCAATACCGTGACAGCCCTGTCGGCGCCAAGGGCTCGCTCGAGGAATAGCCAAGCTTGTAATCAATCGCGCGCCAGGGTCCGGATCGCCTGTTCCACGCTGGGAAAGATATGGTCGGCGCCGAGGGCCTCGGCGATCCCCAGCCTGTCGAACGCCGCCCGCGCGCGCACCGACTCCAGCCGGGCCACAGCGAAGTCCATGCCGGCCGCGCG is a genomic window of Phenylobacterium montanum containing:
- a CDS encoding Coq4 family protein — its product is MAMTQTIEAAPAADFASPRQGRQWGVALRALNRLMADKEDTGQVFEIMRALNAGSAARGYHRLIETREGGRMAYERTELAGRLMDDAWLDSFAPGTVGAAYRDFVRSENLSAEGLAEVSRQNRSREEERHPYAWFGRRTRDVHDIWHILTGYHRDGLGEACLVAFSYAQTKGLGWAAIALSAALRPGRGRRGPYVAAIWQGYRRGKAAAWLLGEDYERLLNEPLEAARRRLNITPATRYDAIPVAQRDFVPAV
- a CDS encoding TetR/AcrR family transcriptional regulator; the protein is MPKITDERKEARRQQILAAAVRCFSRDGFHATTTADIVREAGVSQGALYLYFATKDDIVVALADDRHQGETFLTALAQSEPDPVRGLFMLVELYGPSLGDAKRADERRVGIQGWAEALRSPAIHDSVVEGVAAVRKAIMGLVQRGQLAGDVRDDLDPEAVARTLIAIYQGLVLQAAWGEAPSKAEHGFLMREIITNTLLTPQGRAAASACAD